A window from Rana temporaria chromosome 8, aRanTem1.1, whole genome shotgun sequence encodes these proteins:
- the LOC120909342 gene encoding zinc finger protein 84-like — protein MGGEPCEEGEELPPEITIDGRYKSCHTESLPVILGDDANTTASSLGENPIAPNLHPLLHGTHLLSDPSINGGGFPDHSQLVTYPTEHTREMLSESGQHFLDTAQLMSHHGAHSQEKPYSCSECGKTFGKKANLARHQRMHTEGKSYSCSECGKCFLRKSSFVEHERMHKGEKTYSCSECGKCFQWRSTLFYHQRRHKDGRCNRGNRGRRRGGNLTADPQRVVPILPKPNPVLPCLYLSSVPVAHVGSFTAMPDPTTSVHIGNEQLLSPVRAKPLNKGSNPMPPKRPYRTEVANPVAPQRTYNNFTAHIGDETLEHGKLLSERSNCVSPRRMYPDKGSNLVPRQGTYKVEGHRPLSVEAKMLPPQGMDLSEGEKLVPAQRIYKVEGHRPLREEANPLLPQRMYFSEGANPVPPDRMYFNEGENPVPHQRTYKAEGHQSLSEDANPLPAQKTYPSEGANPVSHQRMYQVEGHRPLREDTNPLPAQRTYKVEDQCPVSTFDDDINPKPTALSPDKLLTVKKEFSCVQCGKSFFEESSLLKHQKNHSQSKPHACLLCRKAFSKKSNLLRHQRLHSKEKLFSCTECGKCFLRKSVLVEHQRMHTGEKKYRCSECGKCFQWRSSHFYHIRKHRGVMPVSCPECGKCFAQKSHLAQHQKMHAAEKQYLIYNSFGTER, from the exons ATGGGTGGTGAGCCgtgtgaggagggggaggaactTCCTCCAGAGATCACTATAG ATGGACGATACAAAAGTTGCCATACAGAGAGCCTACCCGTTATCCTAGGAGATGATGCTAATACCACAGCTAGCTCTTTGGGAGAAAACCCCATTGCTCCAAATCTCCATCCACTTCTTCATGGTACACACCTGCTGTCTGATCCCTCCATCAATGGGGGGGGCTTCCCTGATCACTCCCAGTTGGTCACCTATCCTACAGAACACACACGTGAAATGCTCTCAGAGTCTGGTCAGCATTTTCTGGACACTGCTCAACTAATGTCACACCACGGGGCCCACTCCCAGGAGAAGCCATACtcctgctctgagtgcgggaaaacATTTGGTAAGAAAGCAAACCTGGCCAGACACCAGAGGATGCACACGGAAGGGAAGTCATACTCGTGCtcggagtgcgggaagtgtttcttgCGAAAGTCCAGCTTTGTGGAACATGAGCGCATGCACAAAGGGGAGAAAACCTATtcgtgttctgagtgcggaaagtgTTTCCAGTGGAGATCAACATTGTTTTACCATCAGAGAAGACACAAAG ATGGACGATGCAACAGAGGTAACAGAGGGAGACGGCGAGGTGGTAACCTCAcagcagatcctcagagagttgttCCCATTTTACCTAAGCCCAATCCTGTCCTTCCATGTTTATATCTGTCATCTGTTCCTGTTGCCCATGTTGGCTCCTTCACAGCTATGCCAGATCCGACTACCTCAGTCCATATAGGGAACGAGCAACTCCTTAGCCCTGTGCGTGCCAAACCCCTCAATAAGGGATCAAACCCAATGCCACCAAAGAGACCATACCGCACTGAGGTAGCAAAtccggtggcaccacagaggacgTACAATAATTTTACAGCCCATATAGGGGATGAAACACTCGAGCATGGCAAACTGCTGAGTGAAAGATCAAACTGTGTGTCACCCCGCAGGATGTACCCTGATAAGGGGTCAAATCTAGTGCCACGCCAGGGGACATACAAAGTAGAAGGACACCGACCCCTCAGTGTGGAAGCAAAGATGTTGCCACCTCAGGGGATGGACCTTAGTGAGGGAGAAAAACTGGTGCCAGCCCAGAGGATATACAAAGTAGAGGGACACCGACCCCTCAGGGAAGAAGCAAATCCATTGCTACCTCAGAGGATGTACTTCAGTGAGGGAGCTAACCCTGTGCCACCTGATAGGATGTACTTCAATGAGGGAGAAAACCCAGTGCCACACCAGAGGACATACAAAGCAGAGGGACACCAATCCCTCAGTGAAGATGCAAACCCATTGCCAGCTCAGAAAACATATCCAAGTGAGGGAGCAAACCCGGTGTCACACCAGAGGATGTACCAAGTAGAGGGACACCGACCCCTAAGAGAGGACACAAACCCATTGCCAGCTCAGAGGACATACAAAGTAGAGGATCAGTGTCCAGTTTCTACATTCGATGATGACATTAACCCAAAACCTACTGCCTTGAGCCCGGACAAACTTCTCACCGTCAAGAAGGAGTTTTCATGTGTGCAGTGTGGGAAATCTTTCTTCGAGGAGTCCAGCCTCCTGAAGCACCAGAAGAACCACTCACAGTCGAAGCCGCACGCATGCCTCCTGTGCAGGAAGGCGTTTTCCAAGAAGTCAAACCTGCTCAGACACCAGAGGTTGCACTCCAAGGAAAAACTTTTCTCCTGCACCGAATGTGGGAAGTGTTTTCTGCGGAAATCGGTCCTCGTCGAGCACCAGCGCATGCACACCGGCGAGAAGAAGTATCGGTGCTCCGAGTGCGGCAAGTGTTTCCAGTGGCGGTCATCCCACTTTTATCACATTAGGAAGCATCGGGGGGTGATGCCAGTCTCGTGTCCCGAGTGTGGAAAATGCTTTGCGCAGAAATCGCATCTCGCCCAACACCAGAAAATGCACGCGGCAGAGAAGCAGTATTTAATTTATAATAGCTTTGGGACGGAAAGATAA
- the LOC120909343 gene encoding oocyte zinc finger protein XlCOF29-like: MEMERSYMTERILHLTLEIIYLLTGEDYEPVKKGIKQHTTPSNCPQTLVRWSKNQRCIRKPLPLSPTPEKEKDKKILEVIQKIIELMTGEVSGAGNSEILSSNRQGCLVTVSLCLSGSYKV, encoded by the exons ATGGAGATGGAGCGGAGTTACATGACTGAAAGGATATTAcatctcaccctggagatcatctacctgctgactggagag GACTATGAACCGGTAAAGAAAGGGATAAAACAACATACGACACCTAGCAACTGTCCCCAAACATTAGTAAGATGGAGCAAGAACCAGAGGTGTATCAGGAAGCCATTGCCTCTCTCCCCAACACCTGAGAAAGAGAAGgacaagaagattctagaagtcattcAGAAGATAATTGAGCTAATGacgggagaggtgagcggtgccgggaattctgagatattatccagtaacagacaagggtgTCTAGTGACGGTATCATTGTGtttgtcaggttcctataaggtgtga